The following coding sequences lie in one Nitratireductor mangrovi genomic window:
- a CDS encoding DUF58 domain-containing protein: MAQIGEAAVPVATSDALARGRLRASLVPDLLIDARRIVNTVISGWHGRRKRGIGENFWQFRPYVEGEAIARIDWRRSARDDQHTYVRDREWEAAHTVWLWADPSPSMLYKSVNATVSKESRAMVLTLALAELLSRSGERIAWPGLSDPFVARNGAERLAAILSHTAEFPQRPDLSTIRRFSDIVIASDFLDPVEETMEWLDPLARHGVRAHLIEVADPAEENFPYAGRTEFRDPETGEKLTAGRAETLGEDYRQLYLARREALGAWCKRLSWSYTVNHTDRLASEALVRVHMALGAGTSYAAGVRP; encoded by the coding sequence AAGCGGCCGTCCCGGTCGCAACCAGTGACGCCCTTGCGCGCGGTCGGCTCCGCGCATCCCTCGTCCCCGACCTGCTGATCGACGCCCGCCGCATCGTCAACACTGTCATTTCCGGCTGGCACGGCCGCCGCAAGCGCGGCATCGGCGAGAATTTCTGGCAGTTCCGGCCCTATGTCGAGGGCGAGGCGATCGCCCGCATCGACTGGCGCCGCTCGGCTCGCGACGACCAGCACACCTATGTGCGCGACCGCGAATGGGAGGCCGCGCACACAGTATGGCTTTGGGCCGATCCCTCGCCATCGATGCTCTACAAGTCGGTCAACGCCACCGTCTCCAAGGAGTCGCGCGCCATGGTGCTGACCCTGGCGCTGGCCGAACTTTTGTCGCGCAGCGGCGAGCGCATCGCCTGGCCCGGCCTGTCCGATCCCTTCGTGGCCCGCAACGGCGCCGAAAGGCTGGCCGCGATCCTCAGCCACACCGCCGAGTTCCCGCAGCGGCCGGACCTTTCGACCATTCGCCGCTTCTCAGATATCGTCATCGCCAGCGACTTCCTCGACCCGGTCGAGGAAACCATGGAATGGCTCGACCCGCTCGCCCGCCACGGCGTGCGCGCCCACCTGATCGAGGTCGCCGACCCGGCCGAAGAGAACTTCCCCTATGCCGGGCGCACCGAGTTCCGTGATCCCGAAACCGGCGAAAAGCTCACCGCCGGCCGTGCCGAGACGCTGGGCGAAGACTACCGCCAGCTCTATCTGGCGCGCCGCGAGGCGCTCGGCGCCTGGTGCAAGCGGCTGTCCTGGAGCTACACGGTCAATCACACCGACCGCCTCGCCTCCGAGGCGCTGGTGCGCGTACATATGGCGCTGGGCGCGGGCACCAGCTATGCTGCGGGGGTCCGGCCATGA